Below is a genomic region from Henckelia pumila isolate YLH828 chromosome 3, ASM3356847v2, whole genome shotgun sequence.
GCGCTCATACCATGGAAAGTAGTCATCATCTGTTTGCCTAGATCTTCCATGAAATTCACTTTGGACAACATACCGCATCCTTCTGTTCCAAAAAGTAATGGCATTTTCATGATATTCCCTCTAGTCTGTGTTGCGATGACCTATTCTGGTGATGTTGTGGAGGTCATCATTGTCAACTGCAGGTCTTGGAATAGGTTGATGCATTTCAAATTGCCTCAACACTCGATTCGGACGATGCATCTCTACAATTTCAAAGCAGATCACGGGACAAACACATCGCCAAATATTAGTATAGTATGAATCTATTATTGTCCTGACATCTGGATCGTTTCTCTCGTACACTATCCAGTTAAActgcaaaattaaaataaaaatcttaattaaaattttttataaagaaTTTTATTGTTgcattgtttatatattttagtattataCCTCATCATGATTCATACGATCAAAATAATCCCTTATAATTCGAAGAGTGTGTGTCGGTGCATGAGtataaataaaaacattgtTCCACCTAcaataaagaaaataattaaaaatcgaGTAAAATAATCAGAGTTCATATTATGACAATAAATTTTTTACCGTGCACCATAGGAAGAAAATGGCATAATTTCATCATCAGAGTTCGGGGCCACGACAAGAGATAAGCCAGTCCGATCAGGATTAACACATTTAATCCTGCTCCATGCCCATATCTatcattattaaaaaaatataattcaataaatattaatttagtctcagttaaataaaattaaattatacctGTAAAATATGTAAAGACCCAGATATTATTGATTTTCCTATACGTGTTGTATTGCACAACTCACGGTATAGGAATGCTAAAACTGCACCTCCCCATCTGTAAGATTTTATTCGATCAATATTCCGGAGCAGTTGTAAAAAAATCAATCTAGTCGATCCTCCTTGATAATCGGGTAGCATTATTACTCCGATAATCATCAATGCTACGCATCGACTATATTTTACAACATCAACCTCAAAGCTATTATCTTCAATATGTGTGGAGATGCAGTGTTCGTATAAAGCGGTCATCGACAAGTGATCACCTTTGAAATGTGAGGCTAATGGCGTAAATCCCAATAAATTGAGACATATGTGTTGTCATTCTCCCACTTTGTGCGAAGCATCTACACCAGATACAGGCTCAGCATCAATTGGTaaacccaaaataattgaaaCATCTTGCAATGTGATAGTCGCCTCACTGTATCTAAAATGAAATGTGTGAGTTTCACGTCTCCATCGTTCGACCAGAGCAGTAATCAAATGATTATCATAAACACGAAATCCACATTGCAGAACACCTAAAAATCCCATACGGTGTAAATATGCTTTAACACGGCTATGCAAGCCATTCTCCAGATACAATTTCCAAATCAAGTTGTCTGATCGTTTGGCTCGAACAATTTCATCGATATTTTGCGAAGAAACTACTGATTATATATGTGATGCTTGCAAATACAACACGCTGGGATCTTCTATTGTCAACATTCTGAAAAAAATCGACAATCATTaatcaacaaaaaaattatataataaacaattgatacaaattttttaaaaattattatatacttATCAAGTTACGTACCTAAAATGATTCCCAAAGCTTCGCAGCCAATCaaacaaagaagaagaaaaaataattCCGAAAGCTACGCAACCAACCAaacaaaaaagagaaaaaaaaaaaagcttctCAAACTTTCGCAACCTCCGcatacaacaaaaaaaaaaaaagaaaaaggaataCAATAAggcaaacaacaaaaaaaaccaAGTGAAAGAATGAAGTTCtgcgagtaaaaaaaaaattaagtgagaatatatatatatataataaaaatatgcatCATGGATCTGCAAAATAATGCAGGTTCGTGATACAAAATGCATCACGAACATGCAAATTAATGCGTCTGTGATGCATGAACCAAGCAGCGGAGGACGCATGGCAGCGTCCGCTGCTGCAAGAAGCGGACCCTGCTAAACTGCCAACGAAGTTTTAAAGTAGTTTTAAAATTTCCCGTGCATGCATTATTTGTGCAACTAaagaaaaatgtattttttaaaaaaaatgtttttttttattatactcAAATTTCATTTTCCTGATAACACTCCTATTTTCTTCAACACACACActctctctctcacacacacacatctATAACTATATATTAAAAGTGAGCATGCTAAATCGACATTTGGTACGATGACATgactttgtttgtttgtttttattttttttatggtacGATGACATggcttttttttcttcttttttcccattttactattttattttttccttttttaatAGCAAATCCTAAAAAATTCCAAAATGCCTCGGatcaatttttataatttaagatacaaatttttttccaaaatatcAAATATTGTATAAGTACGCAACGCGTGCATTGGTGCACTAGTATAGATAATACACACACCCttcaaatcttttaatttatttcCAATGTGCCATaaaatgttttctaaagaaatgtttttcaatcaaaatatatttttcaaagtccataaattattattttaaaataatatcctTTTATGGATATAATTCTTTATAAGCTTAGAAGCATGTAGCTAAATTAGTGTTCATAACAATTATTCTGGTCGTTGGTCTCCGCGGCATGTTGGTAGTGTGGCAACATATATATGCACTAGCACCAATCActgataaatgaaaaaaaaaataaagaaaataaagaaaggggGATCATAAAATTGCTGACACCAATTTCTCATGAAATATATGTTATAGAACAAAATAAAGCTAGATATTTTACGGTAGAAAATTTGATATATCTTTGAGAATAAAAATAATGTCCTTATCActtcattaaaatatatatatatatatattaaaaaaatttccaatattttattttaaaaaaaacatccaAACTCGTACACGGCTACATATTGAGAAATTTCTCCCAAAATGCAGGTGTCATCTTTTTATAGTAACCAATTACGGTCAATACAAGTAATctgaaaattgaattttcaaacGCCAATTAATGCTcgcttatatatatgtattcgGGAATTAATTAGTGGAATCATACCATATATTGAAAATATAAAGTACGTCCAATCCACAATGGCAAGAATTCTAGCCAATAATACAAATGCAAATGAAATTGGTCTCTTGTTCGAGAGTTCAGGGTTCATTATGATGCTAGGCTTCATGGTTGTTATGTCCATTTCAATCATGTCTTTACTCATCTTTGGTTGCGCCGACCACGGCTCTGGCACACCACGTCGTAAAAGACGTGGAAGGTACTGGGGCGGCGGAGCCGGAGCCGGAGCTGGAGCTGGAGCCGGAGGTGCAGCGTGGAGTGGGGACGGAGGTGGAGGCGTAGGTGGAGGTTGTGGTGGCGGAGGTggtggtggaggtggaggttgtggtggtggtggtggaggtggtggtggtggtggtggggTATGTTAGGTTTGTAATATTTGTAAGTTAGAGTTGTATGATATATGAATAAGTTTGAATGTTTTGTTATCAATTATTATCAATATTATCCGTTGTTTTCTttgcattaaattaaaaatttaggaATTACAAGAATTCCATGTCGTTTTCTAACTAGAAATCCTCCACACGACACTTTACTCATGAATATTAGGTTAAATTttataaagattttattttatatattattctaaaatttcataaattttaaCTGCGTGATTAAGCCTCCACCTACCAATTTCTGTGAATTTTATAAATTCCTCTgaatcaaaattcaaaacctatcattttaaatataataaaaatatcatttgtaTTTTCTTGTTTTAGCACATATTACTTTTCACAAAAATAGCAATGAAATTAAACTAGGGGTGTTTAGGTCTGTTCGGCTTGGttttatgtaatttattttggttttttcgatttttgaaatatatatttcgatATTTGAAtcgtttttttattatttcagcTCGGTTACGTTCCATTTAACAActcatttattttaattttgacaaTTATTTAACtagtaattaataaaaatattttaaaaatataatatattatcttagatatttttttagtaaaacttttaaatataaaaattaaatgaattaaataaccAATAATCAATTGAATTTCCATGACGTACATATTACTACAGATTTTTTATTGATAGTACAAGCAGTCATAACCGAACAGTAAGACCTTGGATAAGTTGGTGCTTGTGCCTTCAAAATCAGATCTCTTTTACAAGCACCAGTTATTTCTGACATCGTTCATGAGCCTAGACTGACAAATAAAGTTGCTCATAAAGTTGCACATCATCCCCTTCATCTTTTGTTTGGTTGAACGGTGAATTTGCATTTTGATTGAtcgatgaatttttattttggttgGTTGAGCATGTAATTAACGATTTATGTTAATAAAATTACAAGCTTTCTCTAAAAATATATcataatgatttttaatttcttaaattaaataacatctaatgaaatatataatctaaaaaaatatataaaaaaatattaatttaataaaatttcaattttttccattatatataattcaaaattaaaccacataaactttgctttaaattttagattCGATTTAAAAAATCGGGTTTTTATTCGGTTgacgttgaatatttttgatttaGATTCAAGTTCTTTTCAACTTTATTGGCTATGTTTGGTACGGATAatgaaatatataataaatagataagtaatgtattgtgataaaaaaaaaaataaaaaatgataataaatatattatttgatttgattgatagattatagttgatttgatttgattgattaaattttatataaaaatggtaaattacaattttatcctattaacaataaataaaataaaaataatattatttataagaggtAATAttgtaatttaaattaaatgatttgattgatgtaagataagtaattaatgatttgattgatgtaaaattataattaatagataaataaataatacgaTGAGAAGAACAAATGATTAGACaacataaatttatttatacaaaaattattaataattcaaCCAAACACAACGATTCGTTTTAACTTGTcggatgaaaaatatttttaaaacaaatattgTGTCTTTTAATGGACGCTAATTTCAATAATTGAAGCAAGAAATCATAGTCTGCTCCTCCTCATTGGAAGTCAAGCAGTCGAGTAAGTGCCCAATCAATAACCATCAAGTTACAGAGCTATATTTCCACAAAAAAGTTCGCAGAGCTATGGTTGAAGTTGACGGAGAAGAAGACTACACCATTCCGTTGCTCACAGATGCTTCATCTTCGTCTTCAGATTCTCGCAATTCCGTAAAAAGAACAGGTCTGTTGAATCCCGTTTTCTTCTGTCAAAATCTGATCTTTGCATCATAAAGTTGTGAGATACTGCCCTTTAATGGATAAAGTTTAGTTGGTTATTCTTGAAGCTAGATGGAATTGGTCTTTATGATTATAGTTCATCTTGAAATTGCTTTTCATAATTTATTGATGCCAAAATATGATAATTATCGTCGGTAAATTCTTGGATACTGATCGTTAATGGGTAAAAGCTTAATGGCAAATTCTTGAACTCTTTTATGACCCTTTTCGCCTTTTCTTGATGAAGGAACTGATTTTTTTGGAATCTTGAAAGGACTGAAGTTTTAGGTTCTATTTTTCTCATTGTTGGTTGTGTGATTTGAATGTGAAGGGACTGTATGGACGGCGATTGCCCATATAATTACTGGAGTCATAGGCTCGGGGGTGCTGTCTTTGGCATGGAGTGTGGCTCAGCTTGGGTGGATAGCTGGACCTGTGTGCATGGTTGTGTTTGGAGTAATCACAattatttcttcaaatcttctgTGTGACTGTTACAGATATCCTGATCCTGTAGTGGGACATATCAGAAACAGGTCCTATGCCGAAGCCGTGAGGTCTTATCTCGGTAATATACACGCATTACTTCTTCCCTAAATTGGTTATCATTATGAGAAGCATTTTGTGTTGAAAGGTGTTTGCAGTCCAAGTCTTTTGTCTGAGAAGTGTTATTGACTTCATGAATGTGTAGGTAGATAAAGGAGGATAATGTGATTAGTTGACTGAAAGAGATTGAAGATTGATGGTTGATACGGTCTTGTGTGAGAACTTGAGCTGTGAGATCTCGAATAgataaaatctgaaatttcaACTCTACGACGAAGTGAAATCCATTTAGATGAATCAAGGAGAGAGTTTTAAGGATTTCTATTATCGTGTTGATGTTCAGCTTCTCTTGACTCCCGCcatattttatgagatgaaaTCTAAAGAAGCCGTTAGTTAAACATCTTTCATATGAGATGGAATAAGTTTTTTAAGAGTTATAATTTTGACAGGAGAGAAGAGTATGTGGGTGGCTGGAATATTTCTTCAAGAAAGCTGCTATGGATATGGGATTGCTTACACCATAACTTCAGCCATCAGCATGAGGTCTTAATTTTCATTCTTCTGGTTCTACTCTGGATATAAACTCCATGATTGGTATGAGTTGCGATGAGATAATGCTATTCAGAATTGTCTTGAAATAAGTTGGTGACGACATTTCTTAATTTTTCTAAACACAAGTTGTGGCAGTAAGCACAGATTGCCAGCACTTGCTCTTATCCAGGTCGGAAAACTTCTTCAGAAACagaaaattggatttttcatcCGTCTTTCAAGCAACACAAGATTGCTCAATTGTAATACAAGTTTTTTCACTTGTTGCTTGTGTAAAATCATGAGCCCACTCCTAATATGAGCAAGCATCAGGACTGGGAACTAGATCTTAAACTTTTAAGTGTATCTAATAGTTCTGTAGTTTCTTTTAGAATACAAGTTCGAACCAAGAAAAATCTTGATGAATATTACAACTTATTACTGCACCAGTAAAAAACTTTCAAGAATTATTAGTTTCATTATTTATGATACCTGGCAGTGACCTATCAATCTGAACCATGAAGCAAACTTGCCCTTGAAAAACTTGTGTACATTTCATAGTATATATATAGTAGCCGTGATCTGTATTGATATTTTGGTTGTTTAGGGCAATTCTGAAATCAAACTGTTTTCACAAGGAAGGGCACGATGCACCATGTGATTTTGAAGATAGTTTTTTTATGCTGCTCTTTGGAGCTGTTCAGGTAGTGTTCTCTCAGATACCTGACTTCCACAACATGGAGTGGCTGTCAATAATTGCAGCTATTATGTCCTTTGCTTATACCTTCATTGGACTGGCTCTTGGGTTTGCAAAAGTAGTAGGTACGGTTCTAGTTAGTCTTGATCCTCAGTATTCATGTTTTTTTGGATATGATTCCCTTTTTTTTGTCTATAAATTATGTTAGAGGTGATAGGTGCATCATATACAACCTAAAGGTGCGCATGAGCTGATTAACACTCGAGCTATTGTTACTTGCATGTGATAATAATTTCACCGCTTGAACTCGATTTTGAGTTCATTcaagttttgaattttggatGGAACTCAATGCATGTCGATATTGTACTTGAATTCGAGCAAGTCTTGAAAATTTTCAACTTCAGTCGAGCTTTAATTGAGcttgagaaataaaaatatgattgaGTGGTTGAAGGACTAATTGTTCTTTAATGTTTGTGGAAATAATTGTTGtagttttttttacaaatatttaTGTTTGTTTTAGATCATTTAAAAGTAACTAATTAAAAATTGATCAAAAAGCTTaatctatttaatttattgggtCATGCGATGTATTAAGTTTGCCTAAATGACTAGCATCAAATGATATGAATACCATTGGTAGATCCTCTTTATCTTGCAGCGAGGTAGATAACCATTGGCCGATGCAGGAGATGGAGAGATAAGAGGCGACCTTATCGGAGTATCCACGGATAATGTGGTTCAAAAAGTATGGCTCTCATCACAGGCAGTTGGTGACATTGCTTTCGCTTTTACCTACAACATAATTCTATTGGAAATTGAGGTCGGAAATTATCCTTGCGACAAACttgtaaaattatttcatgagtTATTTCTTGTCCATCTATGGAacttaaaaattgaaaataaactcGAAATTGAAGGATACTCTTAGAACACCTCCAGCTGAGAACAAGACGATGAAGAAGGCGTCAACTACAGCTATACTTATTACCAGTTTCTTCTTTATCTGCTGCGGTTGTTTTGGATATGCTGCTTTTGGAAACCAAGCTCCTGGGAATCTGTTGACGGGATTTGGATTTTATGAACCCTACTGGCTTGTTGACCTTGCTAATGCGTGCATCGTTCTTCATCTTGTAGGAGGGTATCAGGTAGATCCCATTGGTCAATGCATCAGGCATATATATTGCAATttaaagtttgaaatctttgaaTGCATTCTTGTTTGGATCGATCTGTTCCGTACATAGAACAAAACCTACGTAAAAGATAATGTCACCCTGCATTTTACAAGTTCCCTAGCTTACCGTTTCATTACAATGCATCAGATTACTCGATGTTAAGAAACTATTACTGACGTCCAAAAGTATATTTTAACTGAACTTCATCCCTTGGCAACTCTGCAAGTTTTTCAATGTGAAATTAGTTAAAACTCTTGAAAAATAATCTTAGTTAACAGCACGTTTATTATCTTGAATCTTGACATATATCTACTTGTGCTTTCTGATAGATATACAGCCAGCCATTGTTTGCACTATTCGAAAGATGGATAGCAAGAAAATATCCAGAAAATGGATTTGTGAACGACGAGTACAGCATAAAACTCCCATTACTTCCCACTTTCAAGCTAAATCTTCTTCGTTTGTGCTTTAGAACTGTCTACGTTGCATCTACAACCGGACTTGCTATGCTCTTTCCTTACTTCAACCAAGTTTTAGGAGTTCTTGGGGCCTTGAATTTTTGGCCGTTGGCCATATATTTCCCCGTACAGATGTATCTTGCGCAGAACAAGATAAGAGCCTGGACCGGAGTGTGGATAGTTCTTCAAGTTTTCAAGATATTCTGCTTGCTTTTCACTGTTCTATCTTTCATTGGGTCGTTAGAGGGACTAATAAGCAACAAACTGAGTTAGGATTAATCAATCCGCTGAGTGCTTCTTTTGACCGATTTTCTTTGGTTGAATGCTAACAATCCTAAAGCCTGGATTGATATTCGTCTGTTGCATGAATGTATCTGAATCATATTGGATAGACACCTATTCCAATAATGGCTACATAGTTATATCCTTAGACTGAGAACACAGACACAGAAAATCAACATGAATACTCCGTCTCTCTCAactatacaatttttttttaaaacacacaGCTTAAGAAAAAATCTTTGTAAAAACCAGTTTATATACGAACTTTCTATTTTCttcttatttaattcattttttaagACTTCGTAAATaatgatatataattatatattagtaAAGTAAAATAGttaaaaaaaagatatatattgCTAAATATGCTAcaagcttatatataatttgttgTTGACAAAAGAGTAAAGTCACTTATATCATTGAAATTGAGATggtagtattttataattttcagACGACTCTATGAATGAACCACCAAAATTTAcgtatatttaaatattttcacattttcaaattttaataattataaagTCTATATCTTTTATAGAGGGTTGCATTGCACGCGACTACTATTGTCAAGAAAAACTTATAATCATTTTTCGAAAGTAATCTCAAACGttgtctaattttttttatccgaaaaaattattattattt
It encodes:
- the LOC140887726 gene encoding probable amino acid permease 7, whose amino-acid sequence is MVEVDGEEDYTIPLLTDASSSSSDSRNSVKRTGTVWTAIAHIITGVIGSGVLSLAWSVAQLGWIAGPVCMVVFGVITIISSNLLCDCYRYPDPVVGHIRNRSYAEAVRSYLGEKSMWVAGIFLQESCYGYGIAYTITSAISMRAILKSNCFHKEGHDAPCDFEDSFFMLLFGAVQVVFSQIPDFHNMEWLSIIAAIMSFAYTFIGLALGFAKVVGDGEIRGDLIGVSTDNVVQKVWLSSQAVGDIAFAFTYNIILLEIEDTLRTPPAENKTMKKASTTAILITSFFFICCGCFGYAAFGNQAPGNLLTGFGFYEPYWLVDLANACIVLHLVGGYQIYSQPLFALFERWIARKYPENGFVNDEYSIKLPLLPTFKLNLLRLCFRTVYVASTTGLAMLFPYFNQVLGVLGALNFWPLAIYFPVQMYLAQNKIRAWTGVWIVLQVFKIFCLLFTVLSFIGSLEGLISNKLS